A single window of Crassostrea angulata isolate pt1a10 chromosome 8, ASM2561291v2, whole genome shotgun sequence DNA harbors:
- the LOC128158766 gene encoding cAMP-regulated D2 protein-like gives MRSRTWISAILLAVASLQFVVCDVVVTTKHGKIQGISNNKTKAFLGVPYAAPPVGKLRWKNPISVAPWSPKVYDATKVKPGCPQKGCETMNPVLVCPKQTAEDCLYLYIWTPLSANATTSFPVMVYIHGGNFVHMSADSELFDAEELAYKGQVIVVTLDYRLGALGFLLTQDRRATSNYGILDQRQALKWVRENIKAFGGNPEMVTLFGQSAGAQSTVVHLMTKESGQYFQRAIVESAPLSIPFKTEEEMIFISNMLFDQLNCSPKDLDCLNKFSADDIAEAQLKIRQYPSSIKLLEFFEPWVPYVDGVVVPSQPLDAFRKGIVMNKPLLMGSLTEETRVFIYEAYNQSLSALEYSLALTLTFPKKPLDVLQMYPPTVAPDQRDGLQIPATDFIFTCSTRNFTRNVLKQNGGRVWTYVYDHAFSFPGWGRFSFCEGHVCHGSEIPFVFQSAKIGNFTMTPDELKLSNSLITYWSNFAKTGDPNRGAPVTLQWPAFKSDSLWPQMFFATPKNSVKSSYRKEFCDFWDSLGYTPL, from the exons ATGAGGAGTCGGACTTGGATTTCCGCCATTCTGCTCGCCGTGGCGTCCCTCCAGTTTGTCGTCTGCGATGTGGTAGTGACAACAAAACACGGGAAGATCCAGGGAATCTCGAACAACAAGACAAAGGCCTTCCTAGGGGTACCCTATGCAGCGCCACCTGTCGGAAAATTAAG ATGGAAGAACCCCATCTCTGTAGCCCCGTGGTCGCCGAAGGTCTATGACGCAACTAAAGTAAAGCCCGGATGTCCTCAAAAAGGATGTGAGACCATGAACCCAGTGCTCGTCTGCCCAAAACAG ACTGCAGAGGACTGTCTCTACCTTTATATATGGACGCCACTGAGTGCTAATGCCACGACGTCATTTCCTGTTATGGTGTATATTCATGGCGGgaattttgttcacatgagcgCCGACTCGGAACTGTTCGATGCGGAAGAACTCGCTTACAAGGGGCAAGTAATCGTTGTCACCTTGGATTATAGATTAG GTGCTCTCGGCTTCCTTCTGACACAGGACAGACGAGCTACTAGTAACTATGGTATCCTGGACCAGAGACAAGCGCTTAAGTGGGTCAGGGAAAACATCAAGGCATTTGGTGGAAATCCTGAAATG GTGACGCTGTTTGGTCAGAGCGCGGGGGCACAGTCCACGGTCGTCCACTTAATGACCAAGGAGAGTGGTCAATACTTCCAGCGAGCTATTGTTGAGAGTGCCCCTCTGTCCATCCCGTTCAAGACCGAAGAGGAGATGATATTTATCAGCAACATGCTATTTGATCAACTCAACTGCTCCCCCAAGGATTTGgattgtttaaacaaattcaGCGCCGATGACATTGCCGAGGCGCAGTTAAAAATTCGCCAGTATCCCTCCTCCATAAAGCTCTTAGAGTTTTTCGAGCCGTGGGTTCCGTACGTCGACGGCGTTGTGGTTCCATCCCAGCCATTAGATGCCTTCCGAAAAGGCATCGTCATGAATAAACCATTGTTAATGGGAAGTCTGACCGAGGAAACGCGGGTTTTTATTTACGAAGCTTACAATCAGTCACTGTCTGCGTTAGAGTACAGTCTTGCATTAACACTCACGTTCCCAAAGAAACCTTTAGATGTTCTACAGATGTACCCACCGACGGTGGCACCCGACCAACGAGACGGGCTTCAGATTCCTGCCACCGACTTCATCTTCACGTGTAGCACGAGAAATTTCACGCGAAACGTCCTGAAACAAAATGGCGGACGGGTCTGGACCTACGTGTATGACCACGCCTTCTCGTTTCCGGGATGGGGACGGTTTTCTTTCTGCGAAGGCCATGTCTGTCATGGGTCCGAAATTCCGTTCGTGTTTCAATCGGCTAAAATTGGGAATTTCACGATGACGCCAGATGAACTTAAGCTATCAAATTCCTTGATTACTTACTGGTCTAACTTCGCAAAAACAGGGGATCCAAACAGAGGTGCTCCGGTAACTCTGCAGTGGCCCGCCTTTAAGTCTGACTCACTGTGGCCCCAGATGTTCTTTGCGACTCCTAAAAATTCTGTGAAGAGCTCTTATCGCAAGGAATTCTGTGACTTTTGGGATTCCCTTGGTTACACTCCCTtataa
- the LOC128158790 gene encoding WD repeat-containing protein 82-like translates to MKLTDNVVRNYRVAKIFRENTDRINRIDFSSDGNTLISSSDDDSIVIYDCQNGTPKKTLNSKKYGVDLICYTHAVNTALHGSTKVDDTIRYLSLHDNKYIRYFPGHTKKVVSLNMSPINDSFLSGSLDKTIRLWDLRSQNCQGLMHLPGRPVAAFDPEGLIFAAGINSECVKLYDLRSFDRGPFTTFKLTQDKDCDWTGMKFSPDGKLILISTNGQILRLIDAFQGTPLQTFMGFQNNKGIPLEASFSPDSRFAFCGSTDGRIHCWNTETGVKVAVMNADHPGPIQCLQFNPKYMMLASACSNMTMTEILFKVIIIGDPTVGKTSFVQRYVNDAYRRDYKMTIGVDFALKVVKWSESQTIKLQLWDIAGQERFTSMTRVYYKDAHACIIMFDLTQQSTFQNAVKWKKDLDTKCSLADGSPIPCLLLANKCDLSHREVQQSDIEDMCKEHDFVGWTETSVKEGLMIEESMRFLCEEMMTKHAELDGFSNSMARSMVPGSTIHLRSQQAEHKESSVCSC, encoded by the exons ATGAAGCTCACAGATAATGTTGTTCGCAATTATAGGGTAGCTAAGATATTCAGAGAGAATACAGATCGCATAAACCGAATAGATTTCTCATCTGATGGCAACACGCTCATCTCTAGCAGTGACGACGATTCGATTGTTATCTATGATTGTCAAAATGGAAC gccaaagaaaactttaaacAGTAAAAAATATGGTGTTGATTTAATTTGCTACACACATGCAGTCAACACAGCTTTGCATGGTTCCACAAAAGTTGATG atacaatACGATATCTGTCCCTCCATGACAACAAATACATCAGATATTTTCCAGGACACACAAAGAA AGTTGTCTCCTTGAACATGTCCCCTATCAACGATTCATTTCTCTCTGGATCGCTGGACAAGACAATCAGACTTTGGGATCTGAGGTCACAAAACTGTCAG GGCCTGATGCATCTCCCTGGTCGCCCAGTGGCAGCCTTCGACCCAGAGGGCCTCATCTTTGCTGCAGGAATAAACTCAGAGTGTGTCAAGCTGTATGATCTTCGGTCATTTGACAGG GGTCCGTTCACCACCTTCAAGCTGACGCAGGACAAGGATTGTGATTGGACGGGGATGAAGTTCAGTCCAGATGGGAAACTGATCCTCATTTCGACCAACGGACAGATTCTACGGCTCATTGACGCCTTCCAGGGGACACCACTCCAAACCTTTATG GGCTTTCAAAACAACAAAGGAATCCCCCTCGAGGCCTCATTCAGTCCAGACTCAAGATTTGCATTCTGTG GATCGACCGATGGACGAATTCACTGCTGGAATACAGAGACTGGGGTCAAGGTTGCTGTCATGAATGCTGACCATCCCGGACCCATTCAGTGTCTGCAGTTTAATCCCAAGTACATGATGCTGGCCTCAGCCTGCTCCAACATG ACCATGACAGAAATCCTGTTCAAGGTCATCATCATTGGCGACCCCACGGTGGGGAAGACCTCCTTTGTACAGCGCTATGTCAATGACGCCTACCGGCGAGACTACAAAATGACCATTGGGG tggattttgCCCTGAAGGTTGTTAAATGGTCTGAAAGCCAAActataaagctacagctgtggGATATTGCGG gaCAGGAACGCTTTACCTCAATGACGCGCGTCTACTACAAGGACGCCCACGCCTGTATCATCATGTTTGATCTGACACAACAGTCTACCTTCCAGAATGCCGTCAAATGGAAGAAGGACCTGGACACGAAGTGTTCTCTGGCCGATGGCTCCCCTATACCCTGTCTTCTGCTAGCCAATAAG TGTGACCTAAGTCATCGGGAAGTCCAACAATCAGACATAGAAGACATGTGCAAGGAACACGACTTTGTGGGCTGGACGGAGACGTCGGTCAAAGAGGGACTGATGATCGAGGAGTCCATGAG ATTCTTGTGTGAGGAAATGATGACGAAACATGCCGAGCTAGATGGGTTTTCCAATTCCATGGCACGGTCCATGGTTCCCGGAAGTACTATCCATCTACGGTCACAGCAGGCGGAGCATAAAGAATCCTCAGTCtgttcatgttaa
- the LOC128158776 gene encoding beta-1,3-galactosyltransferase 1-like isoform X2: MRTCFVGLRTSRRFWKCGMMLSSVIIVIEVIRIFAIKHVQMCAVPQAPVDMETTTRATPNNYSFPLEIDFHELLADIEADRPVSVQPINVHQFSYISNPKNMCRVNDLRHRWSLDGKGKPFFLLILVKSSRKNFHLRQTIRWKTKERRFKKWRRRVRIVFLLGFSFNESNSEIARESDIFNDIVQEDFLDTYRNLTYKTVMGYRWATKYCSVATHILFQDDDFHFNVANVFYFLRLQQDTDSVYIGHYIEDSPPDRHNDSKYYMTYDDYPHPYFPPYFPGGAYFISMTIAQKFVKVFPYVKHIAIDDTFLGIVAYKLNVTLHDSGLIAFGGCENFTEIISCRGYINVQEVFSGWKEFLQNLGIFKTKSEFFSVEDATFEPIHLQTQSKGLPTS, translated from the exons ATGAG GACGTGTTTCGTAGGGCTTCGGACAAGTCGGCGATTCTGGAAATGTGGCATGATGTTATCGTCTGTGATTATAGTGATAGAGGTGATTCGGATATTTGCAATTAAGCATGTGCAGATGTGTGCAGTTCCTCAAGCCCCTGTGGACATGGAGACGACCACCAGGGCAACCCCGAATAATTATTCTTTCCCTCTGGAGATAGACTTCCATGAGCTGTTGGCAGACATTGAGGCCGATCGTCCAGTTTCGGTGCAACCCATAAATGTTCATCAATTTAGTTATATATCTAATCCGAAAAACATGTGCAGAGTGAATGATCTACGACATAGATGGAGCTTAGATGGAAAGGGAAaaccattttttcttttaattctcGTAAAGAGTTCCAGGAAAAACTTTCATTTGCGTCAAACTATCCGGTGGAAAACGAAAGAAAGGAGATTCAAAAAATGGAGAAGACGTGTTCGAATAGTTTTTCTTTTAGGGTTTTCATTTAACGAAAGCAACAGCGAAATAGCAAGAGAAAGTGATATTTTTAACGACATTGTACAAGAGGATTTTCTTGATACGTATAGGAACCTAACATATAAGACTGTCATGGGCTATAGATGGGCGACCAAATATTGCTCAGTTGCTACGCACATTCTTTTCCAAGATGACGATTTTCATTTCAACGTAGCGAACGTCTTTTACTTTCTTCGTTTGCAACAGGACACGGATTCTGTGTACATAGGGCATTATATTGAGGACTCGCCCCCAGACAGACACAATGATAGTAAATATTACATGACGTATGACGACTACCCCCACCCTTATTTCCCGCCCTATTTCCCTGGGGGTGCGTATTTTATCAGCATGACCATTGCCCAGAAGTTTGTGAAAGTGTTCCCTTATGTCAAGCACATAGCAATTGATGACACATTCTTGGGAATTGTGGCTTATAAACTGAACGTCACTTTGCATGATTCAGGTCTGATTGCGTTTGGTGGGTGTGAAAATTTCACGGAGATTATTTCGTGTCGCGGGTATATCAATGTACAAGAGGTATTCAGCGGATGGAAGGAGTTCTTGCAAAATCTGGGCATTTTCAAAACGAAATCAGAGTTTTTCTCCGTCGAAGACGCTACGTTTGAACCTATTCATTTACAAACTCAGTCAAAAGGTCTACCTACAAGTTAA
- the LOC128158776 gene encoding beta-1,3-galactosyltransferase 1-like isoform X1, with protein sequence MFARTCFVGLRTSRRFWKCGMMLSSVIIVIEVIRIFAIKHVQMCAVPQAPVDMETTTRATPNNYSFPLEIDFHELLADIEADRPVSVQPINVHQFSYISNPKNMCRVNDLRHRWSLDGKGKPFFLLILVKSSRKNFHLRQTIRWKTKERRFKKWRRRVRIVFLLGFSFNESNSEIARESDIFNDIVQEDFLDTYRNLTYKTVMGYRWATKYCSVATHILFQDDDFHFNVANVFYFLRLQQDTDSVYIGHYIEDSPPDRHNDSKYYMTYDDYPHPYFPPYFPGGAYFISMTIAQKFVKVFPYVKHIAIDDTFLGIVAYKLNVTLHDSGLIAFGGCENFTEIISCRGYINVQEVFSGWKEFLQNLGIFKTKSEFFSVEDATFEPIHLQTQSKGLPTS encoded by the coding sequence GACGTGTTTCGTAGGGCTTCGGACAAGTCGGCGATTCTGGAAATGTGGCATGATGTTATCGTCTGTGATTATAGTGATAGAGGTGATTCGGATATTTGCAATTAAGCATGTGCAGATGTGTGCAGTTCCTCAAGCCCCTGTGGACATGGAGACGACCACCAGGGCAACCCCGAATAATTATTCTTTCCCTCTGGAGATAGACTTCCATGAGCTGTTGGCAGACATTGAGGCCGATCGTCCAGTTTCGGTGCAACCCATAAATGTTCATCAATTTAGTTATATATCTAATCCGAAAAACATGTGCAGAGTGAATGATCTACGACATAGATGGAGCTTAGATGGAAAGGGAAaaccattttttcttttaattctcGTAAAGAGTTCCAGGAAAAACTTTCATTTGCGTCAAACTATCCGGTGGAAAACGAAAGAAAGGAGATTCAAAAAATGGAGAAGACGTGTTCGAATAGTTTTTCTTTTAGGGTTTTCATTTAACGAAAGCAACAGCGAAATAGCAAGAGAAAGTGATATTTTTAACGACATTGTACAAGAGGATTTTCTTGATACGTATAGGAACCTAACATATAAGACTGTCATGGGCTATAGATGGGCGACCAAATATTGCTCAGTTGCTACGCACATTCTTTTCCAAGATGACGATTTTCATTTCAACGTAGCGAACGTCTTTTACTTTCTTCGTTTGCAACAGGACACGGATTCTGTGTACATAGGGCATTATATTGAGGACTCGCCCCCAGACAGACACAATGATAGTAAATATTACATGACGTATGACGACTACCCCCACCCTTATTTCCCGCCCTATTTCCCTGGGGGTGCGTATTTTATCAGCATGACCATTGCCCAGAAGTTTGTGAAAGTGTTCCCTTATGTCAAGCACATAGCAATTGATGACACATTCTTGGGAATTGTGGCTTATAAACTGAACGTCACTTTGCATGATTCAGGTCTGATTGCGTTTGGTGGGTGTGAAAATTTCACGGAGATTATTTCGTGTCGCGGGTATATCAATGTACAAGAGGTATTCAGCGGATGGAAGGAGTTCTTGCAAAATCTGGGCATTTTCAAAACGAAATCAGAGTTTTTCTCCGTCGAAGACGCTACGTTTGAACCTATTCATTTACAAACTCAGTCAAAAGGTCTACCTACAAGTTAA